Proteins encoded in a region of the Vicia villosa cultivar HV-30 ecotype Madison, WI linkage group LG5, Vvil1.0, whole genome shotgun sequence genome:
- the LOC131603859 gene encoding protein NRT1/ PTR FAMILY 1.2-like isoform X2 — protein MEQNKDKEQVVNKKLGGYRTMPFIIANETFEKVATVGLHVNMILYLLNEYQLEPSTAAIIIFLWNAVSNFMPLFGAFLSDSCLGRFRVIACGTIIDLLGLIVLWLTAIIRQARPPRCDEKPCTSATGGQFLFLFSSLALMAVGAGGIRPCSLAFAADQINDPKSTKNGRVMKSFFNWYYVSVGVSVMVSVVFIVYIQVKAGWVVGFGIPVGLMLFSSVMFFLGSFMYVKVKPNKSLLAGFAQVIVASWRNRHMTLPQNNSGLWYFQSGSVLVHPTDKARFLNKACIMKNKEKDLDSNGAPIDPWSLCTVRQVEELKAVIKVLPIWSTGITVGITISQQSFSVVQANTMNRKVHNFEIPSTSFVAFGILTLTIWVAIYDRIIVPLLTKYTKKGKGLTLKQRLGIGIALSCLSTLVAALVEKKRRNQALREGLMNNPKVGLMEVLKRSKIGMKRLILRLILNVRKRICSLVNQRGWFFCIFYDDCIAKNWDEEVDTNCGEEKMLLMKSVLLLLL, from the exons atggagcaaaacaaaGACAAAGAGCAAGTTGTAAACAAGAAGCTGGGTGGTTACAGAACCATGCCATTTATCATAG CAAATGAGACTTTTGAGAAGGTTGCAACTGTTGGACTTCATGTGAATATGATTTTGTACCTACTCAATGAGTATCAACTGGAACCTTCAACTGCAGCTATCATAATATTTCTCTGGAATGCTGTATCCAATTTCATGCCGCTTTTTGGTGCTTTTCTTTCTGATTCTTGTCTCGGACGGTTTCGTGTCATTGCTTGCGGAACAATCATCGACCTTCTT GGATTGATTGTGTTATGGCTAACTGCAATCATTAGGCAAGCAAGGCCACCGCGTTGTGACGAAAAGCCATGCACGAGTGCAACAGGAGGACAGTTCTTGTTTCTTTTCTCATCACTTGCTTTAATGGCTGTTGGAGCCGGTGGAATTAGGCCATGTTCTTTAGCTTTTGCAGCGGATCAGATAAACGATCCGAAGAGTACGAAAAATGGGAGAGTGATGAAGAGTTTCTTCAACTGGTATTATGTTTCAGTTGGTGTATCAGTGATGGTTTCAGTGGTGTTCATAGTGTACATACAAGTTAAAGCAGGTTGGGTTGTTGGTTTTGGTATTCCTGTGGGTCTTATGTTGTTTTCTTCTGTCATGTTTTTCTTGGGATCTTTTATGTATGTTAAAGTTAAACCAAACAAGAGTTTATTAGCTGGATTTGCTCAAGTGATTGTTGCATCATGGAGAAACAGACACATGACACTGCCTCAAAACAACTCTGGTTTGTGGTATTTTCAGAGTGGTTCTGTTCTTGTTCATCCTACGGACAAAGCAAG GTTCTTGAACAAGGCATGCATTATGAAGAACAAAGAGAAAGATTTAGACTCTAATGGTGCACCAATTGATCCATGGAGTTTATGTACAGTAAGACAAGTAGAGGAATTAAAAGCAGTGATCAAAGTTCTTCCCATTTGGTCAACAGGAATCACAGTTGGCATTACAATAAGCCAACAATCATTTTCTGTGGTCCAAGCAAACACTATGAACAGAAAGGTTCACAATTTTGAGATTCCATCAACAAGTTTCGTTGCATTTGGAATCCTCACATTAACCATATGGGTAGCTATATATGACCGTATCATAGTTCCTTtgttaacaaaatacaccaaaaaaGGAAAAGGACTAACTTTAAAGCAAAGACTCGGAATTGGCATAGCACTCTCATGTTTATCTACTTTAGTGGCTGCATTAGtagagaaaaagagaagaaaccaAGCATTAAGAGAAGGGTTAATGAATAATCCTAAAG TTGGGCTTATGGAAGTGTTGAAGAGATCAAAAATTGGGATGAAGAGGTTGATACTAAGATTGATACTAAATGTGAGAAAGAGAATA
- the LOC131603859 gene encoding protein NRT1/ PTR FAMILY 1.2-like isoform X1: MEQNKDKEQVVNKKLGGYRTMPFIIANETFEKVATVGLHVNMILYLLNEYQLEPSTAAIIIFLWNAVSNFMPLFGAFLSDSCLGRFRVIACGTIIDLLGLIVLWLTAIIRQARPPRCDEKPCTSATGGQFLFLFSSLALMAVGAGGIRPCSLAFAADQINDPKSTKNGRVMKSFFNWYYVSVGVSVMVSVVFIVYIQVKAGWVVGFGIPVGLMLFSSVMFFLGSFMYVKVKPNKSLLAGFAQVIVASWRNRHMTLPQNNSGLWYFQSGSVLVHPTDKARFLNKACIMKNKEKDLDSNGAPIDPWSLCTVRQVEELKAVIKVLPIWSTGITVGITISQQSFSVVQANTMNRKVHNFEIPSTSFVAFGILTLTIWVAIYDRIIVPLLTKYTKKGKGLTLKQRLGIGIALSCLSTLVAALVEKKRRNQALREGLMNNPKGIVNMTAMWLVPQQCLVGFAEAFNVIGQIEFFYSQFPKTMSSIAVSFFALGLGTGNLVASIIVKVVKTGTQGEGKVSWLASNINQGHYDYYYWLLTVLSLVNLFYFFLCSWAYGSVEEIKNWDEEVDTKIDTKCEKENM, encoded by the exons atggagcaaaacaaaGACAAAGAGCAAGTTGTAAACAAGAAGCTGGGTGGTTACAGAACCATGCCATTTATCATAG CAAATGAGACTTTTGAGAAGGTTGCAACTGTTGGACTTCATGTGAATATGATTTTGTACCTACTCAATGAGTATCAACTGGAACCTTCAACTGCAGCTATCATAATATTTCTCTGGAATGCTGTATCCAATTTCATGCCGCTTTTTGGTGCTTTTCTTTCTGATTCTTGTCTCGGACGGTTTCGTGTCATTGCTTGCGGAACAATCATCGACCTTCTT GGATTGATTGTGTTATGGCTAACTGCAATCATTAGGCAAGCAAGGCCACCGCGTTGTGACGAAAAGCCATGCACGAGTGCAACAGGAGGACAGTTCTTGTTTCTTTTCTCATCACTTGCTTTAATGGCTGTTGGAGCCGGTGGAATTAGGCCATGTTCTTTAGCTTTTGCAGCGGATCAGATAAACGATCCGAAGAGTACGAAAAATGGGAGAGTGATGAAGAGTTTCTTCAACTGGTATTATGTTTCAGTTGGTGTATCAGTGATGGTTTCAGTGGTGTTCATAGTGTACATACAAGTTAAAGCAGGTTGGGTTGTTGGTTTTGGTATTCCTGTGGGTCTTATGTTGTTTTCTTCTGTCATGTTTTTCTTGGGATCTTTTATGTATGTTAAAGTTAAACCAAACAAGAGTTTATTAGCTGGATTTGCTCAAGTGATTGTTGCATCATGGAGAAACAGACACATGACACTGCCTCAAAACAACTCTGGTTTGTGGTATTTTCAGAGTGGTTCTGTTCTTGTTCATCCTACGGACAAAGCAAG GTTCTTGAACAAGGCATGCATTATGAAGAACAAAGAGAAAGATTTAGACTCTAATGGTGCACCAATTGATCCATGGAGTTTATGTACAGTAAGACAAGTAGAGGAATTAAAAGCAGTGATCAAAGTTCTTCCCATTTGGTCAACAGGAATCACAGTTGGCATTACAATAAGCCAACAATCATTTTCTGTGGTCCAAGCAAACACTATGAACAGAAAGGTTCACAATTTTGAGATTCCATCAACAAGTTTCGTTGCATTTGGAATCCTCACATTAACCATATGGGTAGCTATATATGACCGTATCATAGTTCCTTtgttaacaaaatacaccaaaaaaGGAAAAGGACTAACTTTAAAGCAAAGACTCGGAATTGGCATAGCACTCTCATGTTTATCTACTTTAGTGGCTGCATTAGtagagaaaaagagaagaaaccaAGCATTAAGAGAAGGGTTAATGAATAATCCTAAAGGTATAGTGAACATGACAGCAATGTGGTTAGTGCCTCAGCAATGTTTGGTTGGTTTTGCTGAGGCTTTCAATGTCATTGGACAGATTGAGTTTTTTTATTCTCAGTTTCCTAAAACTATGTCTAGTATTGCTGTTTCATTTTTTGCTCTTGGACTTGGGACAGGGAATTTGGTGGCTAGTATTATAGTTAAGGTTGTTAAGACTGGGACACAAGGAGAAGGGAAAGTTAGTTGGTTGGCATCAAATATCAATCAAGGGCACTATGATTATTACTATTGGTTACTTACTGTTCTAAGTTTGGTTAATTTGTTTTACTTCTTTTTGTGTAGTTGGGCTTATGGAAGTGTTGAAGAGATCAAAAATTGGGATGAAGAGGTTGATACTAAGATTGATACTAAATGTGAGAAAGAGAATA